TCCGGATCGAAGGACGTTCCTCAACCGCAGCGGAACGGCCAGGGCGGCATCGACACCGGCCCGCGCAACATCGAGCTGGACCGGCAGAATCCCGACATGCTCACGCCGCCACCCACGGACCACGGAACGCTGCCGAACCTGAAGTTCTCCTTCTCCACGGCCCATACGCGGATCGAGGAGGGCGGCTGGACGCGGGAGGTCACCCAGCGCGAGCTGCCCGTAGCCACGACGCTGGCCGGCGTCGACATGAAGCTCAACCCCGGCGCCTATCGCGAGCTGCACTGGCACAAGGAGTCCGAGTGGGCCTACGTGCTGGAGGGGAGCTGCCGGATCGGCGTGGTGGACCAGGACGGCCGCAACTTCCTCGACGACGTCGAGGAGGGTGACCTCTGGTTCTTTCCCAAGGGTGTGCCGCACTACATCCAGGCGCTCGATGAGGGCGTGGAGTTCCTGCTCGTCTTCGACGACGGCGCCTTCTCGGAGAACTCCACATTCATGATCAGCGACTTCTTCGCCCACACGCCGAAGAACGTGCTCGCGAAGAACTTCGGCTGGACGCCCGAGCAGATGGCCGCCATGCCGGAGAAGGAGAAGTACATCTTCCAGGGCGAGGTTCCCCCGCCGCTGGACGACAGAGAGCGCGTCGTCAGCCCCACCGGCGACGTGCCCCGGACGTTCAAGCACCGGATGCTCGCCCAGACCCCGCTGCGGTTCGACGGGGGTACGGTCCGGATCACCGACTCCACGAACTTCGCGGCGGCGAACACGATCTCGGCGGCCCTGGTGGAACTCGAACCGGGCGCGCTGCGTGAGCTGCACTGGCATCCGACCGACGACGAGTGGC
Above is a genomic segment from Actinoallomurus bryophytorum containing:
- a CDS encoding oxalate decarboxylase family bicupin translates to MRHFNPMKRSGSKDVPQPQRNGQGGIDTGPRNIELDRQNPDMLTPPPTDHGTLPNLKFSFSTAHTRIEEGGWTREVTQRELPVATTLAGVDMKLNPGAYRELHWHKESEWAYVLEGSCRIGVVDQDGRNFLDDVEEGDLWFFPKGVPHYIQALDEGVEFLLVFDDGAFSENSTFMISDFFAHTPKNVLAKNFGWTPEQMAAMPEKEKYIFQGEVPPPLDDRERVVSPTGDVPRTFKHRMLAQTPLRFDGGTVRITDSTNFAAANTISAALVELEPGALRELHWHPTDDEWQYYISGFGRMGVFAGSGLNRTFDFHAGDVGYVPFAYGHYVENLGTEPLVFLEMFRNPRYEDISATQWMANTPAQVSADTLNMPRRMIEDLPKEKRSVLPATR